The sequence AGGACCACGCGGTCACGCTCAGCGTCGACGGCGACGCGGGCGAGGTCCGCTTCGCCCTGACGGACAACGGCATCGGCATGGCCGAGGACGTCCGGGACAAGGCGTTCACCCTCTTCTTCTCGTCCAAGGGTTCGGGCGGCACGGGACTCGGCCTGTTCATCGCCAACAAGATCGTCCAGGCCCACGGCGGCCGCATCGAGCTGGACTCCGAACTGGACCGCGGCACAAGCTTCGTCATCGCGATACCGCGCCGGCGGTCGGCGGCGGACCCGGACCCGGACCCGGACGGGGAGGCGACCGCGGACGCCGAGGCGTCGCGGGAATCGGCCTGGGACGAGGCGCTGCACGAGCCCGAATGATCGAATCTTTCCTTTCACATGCCTGGACGCGGGCGGGTCGGCCCGCTTATAATCACCTAGCAGACCACGGGCATATTTTCGGAGCCGCCGGCCGGGCTCCGGTGATCCCTCGACTCGAGCGCCCCGCGTTTCCGGGGTGAAGGAAGGCGGACATGGCAGACGCGAAGAAGATCCTGATCGTGGACGACGAGTCCGACGTGCGCACCTGGTTGACCACCTTCTTCGAGGACAACGGCTATGCCACCGACACCGCCGTGGACGGGGAGGAGGGCTTCGCGAAGGCGCGCGCGGGCGGGATCGACCTGATCACCCTGGACATCACCATGGACAATCAGTCCGGGGTCAGGATGTTCCGCAACCTGCAGAAGGATCCCGCGACCGACGAGATCCCCGTGATCATGATCACCGGCGTCGCGAAGGAGTTCAAGACCTTCATCGAGCGCACCAAGCAGGTCGAGAATCCGGAGGGATTCTTCGAGAAGCCCGTCGATCGCGTGGCTCTGCTCGCGAAGGTGCGGGAGTTGATCGGCTGATCCGGTCGCGGCTTTACCCGGGCGGCACGGCGACAGACGAGAAACCGGAAACGGCGTCCCCCGGCGCCGTTTCTCTTGCCGGCGAACCTCGCCGACTGCGTTCTTGACATCGCGCGCGAGAGGATCGCATCATTCTCGACAGGGAGCGGCCGGTGCCGTTCCCGCCGGCGAACAACGCATCATCCCCGACCGGGACGGACGCGCCATGGCTCGAGCGCAGGACAGGCCCATCCGCATCCTGCTGGTGGACGACGAAACCGATCTGGTCGATTTCCTGGCCCACCGGCTCCTGAAACAGGGATTCACGGTAGCGGCCGCCAACAGCGGTCACGAGGCCCTCAGGTCCATCGGCGGTCAGACCTTCGACGTGGCCATCCTCGACCTGAAGATGCCGCACATGGACGGCATCGAGCTGCTGGAGAAGATCCGCGACATCCAACCCTCCCTCGAGGCGATCGTGCTGACCGGGCACGGCTCCACGGATTCGGCGCTGGCAGCCGGGCGCCTGATGGCCTTCCGCTACCTGCTCAAACCCTACGACTACGAGGAGCTGCTCGTGCAGATCCAGGAGGCTCGCGAGCGTCGCGAACAGTGCCAGCAGGAGGCCTACGACGCGGAGATGGAGCAGGCGATGTCGCCGGGGCACACGTCCCAGGAAATCCTGGCCCGGGGTGAGGAGTTGCGTCGCAAGTATGAACGCGACTGAGACGCGGGTTGCGATCGTCGGCGGCG comes from bacterium and encodes:
- a CDS encoding response regulator; the protein is MARAQDRPIRILLVDDETDLVDFLAHRLLKQGFTVAAANSGHEALRSIGGQTFDVAILDLKMPHMDGIELLEKIRDIQPSLEAIVLTGHGSTDSALAAGRLMAFRYLLKPYDYEELLVQIQEARERREQCQQEAYDAEMEQAMSPGHTSQEILARGEELRRKYERD
- a CDS encoding response regulator; translated protein: MADAKKILIVDDESDVRTWLTTFFEDNGYATDTAVDGEEGFAKARAGGIDLITLDITMDNQSGVRMFRNLQKDPATDEIPVIMITGVAKEFKTFIERTKQVENPEGFFEKPVDRVALLAKVRELIG